The genome window CACAATTAATGTTTACACTTTCATTTGTGAAGCAAAGATATATAAACAGTGTATTGTGTAAATAGTAATGAAGACACAGAAATGAGGAATGTGGAAAATGAGACTTTTCTTCTACTGACCTAAACAAACCAAACCGTGCTAGAAAATAAAACTAGGTAGAGCGTTACACTCACTGACCACTTTATAAGGTACGCCTGTACCTGTAGATACTTGATTTTATGGTAGACGTTTACACTGGCTTCTCCACGGAACACACTTGAATAATCAGAGTTGGACAAGCAGcgggacagaggagcaggagttgATGAGAGATTTGTGATATAcacgttttttttaattaaatactgGAAAAAGTCATGTCTTCATAAAAAttgattaaaattaaaaaaaatctcccCTCATGATAGTTACaattatagaaaaataaaataccaGTTAATAATATATTTACCGTTGGGAATACAATAAACGCTTTTCTTAGTTATGGTTTTATTCTAGAGCACACGTTCATAAGGAAATATAGCGTTTATCTGGTAACTGCTTCGTATCTGTGCTTCTTTtggcttttattcatttattgccTCATTTTTAAAGAACCCGTTTCCCCTTTTACTCGCGCGCCTCCGTGCGTCTTTGCGCGCAGCGCGCGCCGGCGCCGGATCGAGCCCTCTAAGGGTTAAACGGGGTTACCAGCAATTATTTTAACAGGCAGGTGCCCCAGCACGAAGCTTCCCACTGACTTTCAGAGACAGCTCCTAGGTGACACGAGTAAACTTGGCGAGTGGCGTTAGCGGCGGTGGCTGCAGATGGGTGGTATAAATAGAGCATCGCCGGTGCAGGAGTGGGATAACAAACCGGATTGATCAGCTGACGCGCACCGCCCTGACTCGCAGACTCACACGCGCGCGTGATTTGTTCGTTCGTCTTTAACCTTCTTTCGTCTCCTCTTCGACCTGCTGGATCACACAACTCTCACAGCTGctttgctgatttttttttttttttttttgaaatcTCCTCCACTTGTTGAGCGTCGTTCCGCCCTGGAGATGTGGCGGATGCTGTTTCCACGGTGGATCTGTTTCCTGGCGTGCGCGTCTGTGTGGATGGAGGCgcgggtccgagctctgccccGCATCACCTACTCCCACGCGGGCATCTGCCCCAATGACATGAACCCCAACCTGTGGGTGGACGCCATGAGCACCTGCACGCGCGAGTGCGAATCTGACCAGGTACAGTAACTCTTGAGACGTCGGCAACGCGTTTTACGCACGTCTGCTTTAGAGATTTGAACCTTCTTAAAATCgtaaaagaataaaatgttcGGCGTGTTTCTGAGTCGACTCCGTAGCTGCCGAATGTGACGTTCTCCATCTGggatctctctctcctcccgcaGGAGTGCGAGCCCTTCGAGAAGTGCTGCCAGAACGTGTGCGGCACGCGGAGCTGCGTGGCCGCGCGCTACGTGGACGGGAACAAGGGTCCCGTGGGGATGCCCGACGAGGCCACGTGCGCCAGCTTCATGTGCCCGCAGCAGGGGTCCGAGTGCGACGTGTGGGACGGCCAGCCCGTGTGCAAATGCCGGGACCGGTGCGAGAGGGAGCCCCACTTCACGTGCGCCTCCGACGGCATGACCTACTACAACAAGTGCTACATGGACGCGGAGGCGTGCTCCAAGGGCGTCGTCCTCACCGTGGTCACGTGCCGCTTCCACCTCACCTGGCCGAACACCAGCCCCGCGTTGCCCCGGGCGACCACCCCGGGCCCCACCACCGCGCCGCAGGCGACCAGCTTCTCCGTGCCGCCCGCGGCGCCCGTCCTCGTGGGCGGCCCCACCCTCCAGACGGTGAGCGTGGGCGACACGGCCAGCTTCCTGTGCGACGTGACGGGCGCCCCGCGGCCGGACGTCACCTGGGAGAAGCGGCTGCCCGAGGGCGCGGAGCGGGTGGTGATGAGCCCCAACCACGTGCGTGGGAACATGGTGGTCACCAACATCGGCCAGCTGGTCATCTACAACGCACAGCCGCGAGACTCGGGCGTCTACACGTGCACGGCGCGGAACCCGTCCGGCTCGGTGAGGGCCGACCACCCACTCGCCGTCCTGCCCCCGGACCCACGCCCGGCAGAGGACACGGACACCCGCTGCCCGCCCGCGGGGTGCGTGAAACCCCCGGATGACCCGCGGGGCTGCGGGAGTGAGCTGGAGAAAGTCTCCTGGTACTTCGAGGcgaacaacaacagctgcttggCCCACGCCCACTGCCACGGCGGTGGGGAGGTGATGGAGACGCACGAGGAGTGCATGCGGTGCTGCGGCCCGGAGCTGTCGGGCCCGTGCGGCCTCCCCAGCCTGCAGGGGCCCTGCAAAGCGTACGAGCCGCGCTGGGCCTACAGCGGCGCCCTGCGGCAGTGCCGCTCCTTCATCTACGGGGGCTGCGAGGGCAACGGCAACAACTTCGAGTCGAGGGAGGCGTGCGAGGAAGCGTGCCCCCACCCCACGCGCCACCGCTGCAAAGCCTGCAAGCCGAGGGGCAAGATGGTGGCGAGCTTCTGCCGCAGCGACTTCGCGATCGTGGGCCGCATGACGGACGTGACGGAGGAGCGCGACTCCGGCCACGCGCTCGTGGCCGTGGAGGAGATCCTGAAGGACGACAAGATGGGCCTGCGCTTCCTGGGCCACGAGCCCCTGGAGGTCACCTTCGTCAACGTGGACTGGAGCTGCCCGTGCCCGAACGTCACGGGCGCCGCCGCGGAGGGGCCGCTCATCGTCATGGGCGACGCGCGCGACGGCGTGGCCGTGATCCAGCCGGAGAGCTACGTGGGCGCGTCCAGCCCGCGGCGCGTGCGGAAGCTGAGGGAGCTCGCCTCCAAGAGCGCGTGCGACATCCTCAAAGCGATGACTCCCAGCCCCGAGTAGAGCAGCCGCATTTGCATATTCTGCGACCCCGCGTTCTCAGCATTCGTGGTTCTGTTTCGACTTGTTtcgagtttttttgtttttccttcctgccGCATTTAACGAATTAATCGGGCTGCGTCGGATCGGGACCGCCGTGATGTGGGGCTGCGTGCACGCGCAGAAGTGCGTGCGCCGCGTTGCTGCTGTTGATTGAAATACCACGCGCGCAGGAGACATTCATCACGATAAAGCCCACAGACTGTGTCAATCACCTCTCCTGCCTGCAGCAAATGGAGCCTGCAGACGCGCACCGAGGAACCCAACAGCCATAATTAGATTAGGATCCATTATCAGTCTATTTATTGTATAATATGTATTATTAAGCTTATTGTTCTGCCAACGTTCTTAAAAATTGAACCTAAGCTCATCAAATTCATACATTGGTTGTAACATATTTTATTAAtcacttttttacttttatatatttattattaaacccTTTTTTACTTCTGTGACGTGTAAAGAAtgaagatgaataaataaataaacatgttacaTTTTTCTCCAGTCTCCTtccatatataaatatatataacgaCTCCATGTACCTGTGTGGTGACTCTGACAGGCCGTGATAAAAGAGATGAGGGAATAGCGTATTCTCAGCCCACCCAGGCTTTCTCTTCATACCTAAAACCCCCGAGCGAAGCCCATCCAGGCCAAAGACCCCGGTGGCATTGTAAAAACTTCACCCTCCTCATCCCGTCTAATTGGGTAAAGGAGCCCGAGCTGTAAACCTCAGATCCACTCCCATACGAAAGCTATGTGTTTCATGTGGTGCCAGCCGGCGTCTCCGGGTTAGTGGGAACGGGCCTCGGTGGGCTTCGAGGAGGGGGTTCCGCCTCCCACGTGGGACTCTGTTTCTCCCATTCAGAGCGGCGCTGGAGGCGGGAGACGCATCGGCCGGTCCCCCCTCTGCCAAAAACCACCTGGGCGCTCGGAGCCGCACTTCAGCAGCTGTTGAGAAATAGCAGATCCTCGGATCACCTCGGGAAGGAATGTAAATACAGTTCATCTTCAAGTTTGACTTCGTTGACGTCTCATCAGTCGCTGATCTCGACTCAAACTGTGATGAAGAGACTCATTCCTTTGGACCTTTTCAATTGGAGCCAAAGCACCAATTTTGATAATGCTGGTTTATTTTTGATGCTATCAAGTCTGAATAAAAactcaaatactgtacaagcCACTCGCTCGTGTCCCTCCGATGCTTGAACGGGATCCAACTGCTAAAGTTTACAGGACCGGACCTGTGATTAGAAGCAACGCTATCAAACCAAAACCCATCAAAACAACCCCAAAGGCCATGAAAGtatttttcttctcctccgcTTTCCCAGCACTTATAAAAAAGCACCTTTCACCACATCAATGCGTAGTCTGGGGTCTACAAAGGCACAATTTATTATCAATTAAAATTCAGCATATTCAAAACATGTGTGATCCTTATTTTTCAGGCACTTTTATGTTTGTCTAATTTGAGCTGGGCCGAGCGATCGGCTGCAGGAGTTATGCTTTGATATGCGGCGCAGAGGGTTGgcttatattttttttttctcttcttctgggGTTTTGTCGACGGGACGGGTTCACCGCGTTCACCGGCGCGGTTCACTCGAGGCGCCCGGCGCAGACCTGCAGCAGGTAGAACAGGCGGCGAGCGGAGCACCTGCTGGATGAATCATCCACGCGGGTGGTTCAGGACCTTTGATTCATGACCTGCGTCTGTTATGGTCATATCATCCGGGACGTCCATTGAAGACGTACAGTAGCGTCTCACGCGCACATGAAGCAATATTTCATGGTGCGGCCACAGCAGCTGAAAGGCTTGAAGCTGGTAGGTGGTAGCGTGGGAGGCCAGGAATGATCCAGGAATACTGTCACTTCCCTGAATGAGTGGCCTCAGAAATCCCCAATCAGTGCTCAGAGGTTGACAGATGTTCATTCCAACAAATGGTCCAAATGCTCGGTGTCATAACTACGTTTCTTATGGGAAACACTGATGTTTGTTGCTCATTTCAGGTCACACCTGCGAATGCATTTACCAAATAAAACAGTGTAAATCAATGATTGGGTAAAGTGGTGAATGCATGAATGGAATATACAGCTCTATCTGACCTGCAGTGCTTTTTGCTGCAGTGCAGGTGGTGTGGTCGTGGGGTTGGAGAGGCTACGTGAACCACAGCGCCCTCTGGTGTCGGGTGCAGGTACAGCATTGAGCAACAGCAACACGGTACGGTTGTGTCTGAAGATAGAACGGACGAGAATGGAATGTAGACTagaatataatattattatactgtGTAGACACATGCAGGGGAAATAGGATTGAGTTTATTAGTAGAGGACAAAATGTTCAGCTATGACTAAGGGGATCGTTCGGCCAACTGATGCAGCAACGCTTCatgtccactagagggcagcacgCGCTCGCAGAATCagccacttacagtacaggccATAAGGAGACAGTCACCAGAGCTGGTTCTTAGTTCAGGTGATGCAGGAACACGTTCTGGGCGTTTTATCAGTCTCTGCTGGATGGAAGCTGCTGTCTTGGGCCCAGATCATTGAGAATGCGATGATTGTGCTCTCCGGACGGACCGCAGGTCGCTCCG of Betta splendens chromosome 19, fBetSpl5.4, whole genome shotgun sequence contains these proteins:
- the LOC114845462 gene encoding WAP, Kazal, immunoglobulin, Kunitz and NTR domain-containing protein 2-like; its protein translation is MWRMLFPRWICFLACASVWMEARVRALPRITYSHAGICPNDMNPNLWVDAMSTCTRECESDQECEPFEKCCQNVCGTRSCVAARYVDGNKGPVGMPDEATCASFMCPQQGSECDVWDGQPVCKCRDRCEREPHFTCASDGMTYYNKCYMDAEACSKGVVLTVVTCRFHLTWPNTSPALPRATTPGPTTAPQATSFSVPPAAPVLVGGPTLQTVSVGDTASFLCDVTGAPRPDVTWEKRLPEGAERVVMSPNHVRGNMVVTNIGQLVIYNAQPRDSGVYTCTARNPSGSVRADHPLAVLPPDPRPAEDTDTRCPPAGCVKPPDDPRGCGSELEKVSWYFEANNNSCLAHAHCHGGGEVMETHEECMRCCGPELSGPCGLPSLQGPCKAYEPRWAYSGALRQCRSFIYGGCEGNGNNFESREACEEACPHPTRHRCKACKPRGKMVASFCRSDFAIVGRMTDVTEERDSGHALVAVEEILKDDKMGLRFLGHEPLEVTFVNVDWSCPCPNVTGAAAEGPLIVMGDARDGVAVIQPESYVGASSPRRVRKLRELASKSACDILKAMTPSPE